The following coding sequences lie in one Gorilla gorilla gorilla isolate KB3781 chromosome 5, NHGRI_mGorGor1-v2.1_pri, whole genome shotgun sequence genomic window:
- the RWDD1 gene encoding RWD domain-containing protein 1 yields the protein MTDYGEEQRNELEALESIYPDSFTVLSENPPSFTITVTSEAGENDETVQTTLKFTYSEKYPDEAPLYEIFSQENLEDNDVSDILKLLALQAEENLGVVMIFTLVTAVQEKLNEIVDQIKTRREEEKKQKEKEAEEAEKQLFHGTPVTIENFLNWKAKFDAELLEIKKKRMKEEEQAGKNKLSGKQLFETDHNLDTSDIQFLEDAGNNVEVDESLFQEMDDLELEDDEDDPDYNPADPESDSAD from the exons TATTATCAGAAAATCCACCCAGCTTCACCATTACTGTGACGTCTGAGGCTGGAGAAAATGATGAAA CTGTCCAGACTACCCTCAAGTTTACATACAGTGAAAAATACCCAGATGAAGCTCCCCTTTATGAAATATTCTCCCAGGAAAATCTAGAAGATAATGATGtctcagacattttaaaattactagcattacag GCTGAAGAAAATCTTGGTGTGGTGATGATTTTTACTCTAGTGACAGCTGtgcaagaaaaattaaatgaaatagtagatcagataaaaactagaagagaagaagaaaagaaacaaaaagaaaaagaagcagaagaagctgaaaag cAATTATTCCATGGTACTCCAGTTACAATTGAGAATTTCTTAAATTGGAAAGCCAAGTTTGATGCAGaactcttggaaattaaaaagaaaaggatgaaagaagaagaacaagcaggaaaaaataaattaagtg ggaaacAACTATTTGAAACAGATCATAATCTTGACACATCTGATATCCAGTTCTTGGAGGATG CTGGAAACAACGTGGAGGTAGATGAGTCTTTGTTCCAAGAAATGGATGACTTGGAGCTGGAGGATGATGAAGATGATCCAGACTATAATCCTGCTGACCCAGAGAGTGACTCAGCTGACTAA